A region from the Mycolicibacterium litorale genome encodes:
- a CDS encoding ferredoxin: MRAVVDDDACAGHGVCAAVCPSVFAITDGGYAEAVDTPIPPELEPAVREAADSCPEHAIHVTEENHVN; this comes from the coding sequence ATGAGGGCGGTCGTCGACGACGACGCGTGCGCCGGCCACGGTGTGTGCGCGGCGGTGTGCCCGTCGGTGTTCGCGATCACCGACGGCGGCTACGCCGAAGCCGTCGACACCCCCATCCCGCCGGAGCTCGAGCCCGCCGTGCGCGAGGCGGCCGACAGCTGCCCCGAACACGCCATCCACGTCACAGAGGAGAACCATGTCAACTGA
- a CDS encoding aldehyde dehydrogenase family protein — translation MTATPEVDALDNSTIRNPATGAVAGQVRWTDPADVPRIAAGLRTAQKEWEARGAKGRAKVLARYAVWLGEHRAEIEDLLIKETGKSAVDAAQEVPLILMITSYYIRTMEKALAPDSRPAALPFLSIKKISVHYRPRPVVGIIAPWNYPVANALMDAIGALAAGCAVLLKPSERTPLTAELLLRGWQDSGAPEVLALAQGAREVSEAVIDNSDFIQFTGSSATGAKVMERAARRLTPVSLELGGKDPMIVLEDADVDLAAHAAVWGAMFNAGQTCVSVERVYVLEPVYDQFVDAVVRDVKNLKMGAGEGHDFGALIDDSQVAVTERHVEDAIAKGAKVLTGGKRRTGPGSFYEPTVLVDVDHSMACMTEETFGPTLPIMKVRSVEEAVRLANDSPYGLSAAVFSKDIERAQAVALQLDCGGVNINDVISNLMCTTAPMGGWKTSGIGARFGGPEGLRKYCRMETVVAPRTNVGAGGNYYNNSPKALKRMNTMMTKLALIRPRRMAK, via the coding sequence ATGACCGCGACGCCAGAAGTTGATGCGCTCGACAACAGCACCATCCGCAACCCCGCGACCGGCGCCGTGGCCGGGCAGGTGCGCTGGACCGACCCGGCCGACGTACCGAGGATCGCCGCCGGTCTGCGCACCGCGCAGAAGGAGTGGGAGGCCCGCGGCGCCAAGGGTCGCGCCAAGGTGCTGGCCCGCTACGCCGTCTGGCTCGGTGAGCACCGCGCCGAGATCGAGGACCTGCTGATCAAGGAAACCGGCAAATCCGCCGTCGACGCGGCCCAGGAAGTGCCGCTGATCCTGATGATCACCTCGTACTACATCCGCACGATGGAGAAGGCGCTGGCGCCGGACTCCCGGCCGGCGGCGCTGCCGTTCCTGTCGATCAAGAAGATCTCGGTGCACTACCGGCCGCGTCCGGTGGTCGGGATCATCGCGCCGTGGAACTACCCGGTCGCCAACGCGCTGATGGATGCGATCGGTGCGCTGGCCGCGGGCTGTGCCGTACTGCTCAAGCCGTCCGAGCGCACCCCGCTGACCGCCGAGCTGCTGTTGCGCGGCTGGCAGGACTCCGGCGCCCCCGAGGTACTCGCCCTCGCGCAGGGCGCCCGCGAGGTGTCCGAGGCCGTGATCGACAACTCCGACTTCATCCAGTTCACCGGGTCGAGCGCGACCGGCGCGAAGGTGATGGAACGTGCTGCGCGCCGGCTCACCCCCGTCAGCCTCGAACTCGGCGGCAAGGATCCGATGATCGTGCTCGAGGACGCCGACGTCGACCTCGCCGCGCACGCCGCGGTGTGGGGCGCGATGTTCAACGCCGGCCAGACCTGCGTGTCGGTGGAGCGGGTGTACGTGCTCGAACCCGTCTACGACCAGTTCGTCGACGCGGTCGTGCGCGACGTCAAGAACCTCAAGATGGGTGCCGGTGAGGGCCACGATTTCGGTGCGCTCATCGACGACAGCCAGGTGGCCGTCACCGAACGCCACGTCGAGGACGCGATCGCCAAGGGGGCCAAGGTGCTCACCGGCGGTAAGCGGCGCACCGGCCCCGGTAGCTTCTACGAGCCCACGGTGCTCGTGGACGTCGACCACTCGATGGCCTGTATGACCGAGGAGACGTTCGGCCCGACGCTGCCGATCATGAAGGTCAGGTCGGTGGAGGAAGCGGTGCGGCTGGCCAACGACAGCCCGTACGGGTTGTCGGCCGCCGTCTTCTCCAAGGACATCGAGCGGGCGCAAGCCGTTGCACTGCAACTCGACTGCGGCGGTGTCAACATCAACGACGTGATCTCCAACCTGATGTGCACGACGGCGCCGATGGGCGGCTGGAAGACGTCGGGTATCGGGGCGCGGTTCGGCGGGCCGGAGGGCCTGCGCAAGTACTGCCGCATGGAGACGGTGGTCGCCCCGCGTACGAACGTCGGAGCCGGCGGGAACTACTACAACAACTCGCCGAAGGCGCTCAAACGGATGAACACGATGATGACCAAACTCGCGCTCATCCGCCCGCGCCGCATGGCCAAGTAG
- a CDS encoding TetR/AcrR family transcriptional regulator translates to MSGHTTASAGPTRQRLIDVAIELFQRHSVAGTSLQMISDELGLTKSAIYHHFRTRDELLSAVMAPLIAEVSALIDAAEARTGVRARAEHLLSGYAALAASHRELIPLLTGDPGVVALLRIRTDWGAVVERQLAVFAAVEPGLGGQVKAALVMSGIASAAGVDYGDVDEAALCDQLIAAGRRALGLRSPHGPRT, encoded by the coding sequence GTGAGCGGCCACACAACGGCATCGGCGGGACCGACGCGGCAGCGTCTCATCGACGTGGCGATCGAGCTGTTCCAACGACACAGCGTGGCAGGCACGTCGCTGCAGATGATCTCCGACGAGCTCGGGCTGACGAAATCCGCGATCTACCACCACTTCCGGACGCGCGACGAGTTGCTGAGCGCCGTCATGGCACCGCTCATCGCCGAGGTGAGCGCGCTCATCGATGCTGCTGAAGCCCGTACCGGAGTCCGCGCACGCGCCGAACACCTGCTTTCCGGCTACGCCGCGCTGGCAGCATCGCACCGCGAGTTGATCCCGCTGCTCACCGGAGACCCGGGCGTCGTCGCCCTGCTGCGGATCCGCACCGACTGGGGTGCGGTCGTCGAACGCCAACTGGCCGTGTTCGCCGCGGTGGAGCCCGGCCTGGGCGGCCAGGTCAAAGCCGCCCTCGTCATGTCCGGGATCGCCTCGGCCGCGGGCGTCGACTACGGGGACGTCGACGAAGCGGCACTGTGTGACCAGCTGATCGCGGCCGGCCGCCGGGCGCTCGGACTGCGTTCGCCGCACGGCCCCCGGACGTAG
- a CDS encoding SDR family NAD(P)-dependent oxidoreductase → MSTDFDRKERKAFDLSDKVVVVVGAGQSPGPGMGNGRAISVLAARHGAEVVAVDLNPAAVKETVEMIIAEGGKAYAIEADVADKDDCQRIFDTAMATSGRVDGMVYSVATNPPFDFETNSMTVENFNRGITVNMLGCYYCNLFAAQCMEKNPGDTTGSIVNISSIASIKNELGLNIGIMPYALGKCGLNQITELTAVQYAPAGIRANTLMLGPINSVLANRDSQSLFGLDAEEATERHNEVVKLKMGRGSVWESAYAALYLLADESRFMTGQQIRLDGGATLVR, encoded by the coding sequence ATGTCAACTGACTTCGACCGCAAAGAACGCAAGGCCTTCGACCTGTCCGACAAGGTCGTCGTCGTGGTGGGTGCGGGACAGAGCCCGGGCCCCGGCATGGGCAACGGCCGCGCGATCTCCGTCCTGGCGGCGCGCCACGGCGCAGAGGTCGTGGCAGTCGACCTGAACCCGGCCGCCGTGAAAGAGACCGTCGAGATGATCATTGCCGAAGGCGGAAAGGCCTACGCGATCGAGGCGGACGTCGCCGACAAGGACGATTGCCAACGCATCTTCGACACGGCGATGGCGACCAGCGGGCGCGTCGACGGAATGGTCTACAGCGTCGCGACGAATCCGCCGTTCGACTTCGAGACGAACTCGATGACCGTGGAGAACTTCAACCGCGGCATCACCGTCAACATGCTGGGGTGCTACTACTGCAATCTCTTCGCCGCACAGTGCATGGAGAAGAATCCCGGTGACACCACCGGCAGCATCGTCAACATCTCGTCCATCGCCAGCATCAAGAACGAACTCGGGCTGAACATCGGCATCATGCCCTACGCGCTGGGCAAGTGCGGGCTCAACCAGATCACCGAACTGACCGCGGTGCAGTACGCGCCCGCGGGCATCCGCGCCAACACGCTGATGCTGGGCCCCATCAATTCCGTACTGGCCAACCGCGATTCGCAGTCCCTTTTCGGGTTGGACGCCGAGGAGGCCACGGAACGGCACAACGAGGTGGTCAAGCTCAAGATGGGCCGGGGCAGCGTCTGGGAGAGCGCCTATGCCGCCCTCTATCTACTCGCCGACGAATCGCGGTTCATGACCGGCCAACAGATCCGGCTCGATGGGGGCGCCACGCTGGTGCGGTGA
- a CDS encoding HNH endonuclease signature motif containing protein, which translates to MFDTVFAGRDEASLIAAIEQAACEEAQAGARKLAAIAELAHASVTYDQEHDQWVYDSWAATASEVGAVLNVGQRRASGQMRMAVALRDRLPKVGALYLQGRLSGRLVSEITWRTRLVEDAQVLALLDAALADKALRWGPLPEARLTRTIDALLTRYDPDAVIRAEEAVKKRDFRVGSCDDPDELVSVYGHVLGCDAAVLSARIAVMLKGICDNDPRTIGERRSCAVGAIIQGHDQLPCRCGSPECAASPPPKSNVVITVIADPAAIEAAQTLIADQDRAQQEKRAPAPEPRPDRSPCPQDSGVALLPGVTILPIVALAEAIRNGAAIKELWLPGPDPEPHYRPSAKLAAFVRARDMFCRFPGCDVPAERCDIDHVVPWPYGPTHPSNLNCKCRTHHLAKTFWDGWRDEQSPDGTVTWTTPAGQRYTTAPGSRLLFPTWNTATAELAPLAQPPPESDRSLKMPKRRRTRATENAARIKAERAHNAAARPIVDHGNDPPPF; encoded by the coding sequence ATGTTCGATACGGTGTTCGCGGGGCGGGACGAGGCCTCGTTGATCGCTGCGATCGAACAGGCGGCGTGTGAGGAGGCGCAGGCCGGGGCGCGGAAACTCGCGGCGATCGCCGAGTTGGCGCATGCGTCGGTGACCTATGACCAAGAGCATGACCAGTGGGTGTATGACTCCTGGGCGGCAACCGCATCCGAGGTCGGGGCGGTGCTCAACGTCGGGCAGCGGCGGGCGTCGGGTCAGATGCGGATGGCGGTGGCGTTGCGCGACCGGCTGCCCAAGGTCGGGGCGCTGTATCTGCAGGGCCGGTTGAGCGGCCGGTTGGTCTCGGAGATCACCTGGCGCACCCGCCTCGTCGAGGACGCCCAGGTGTTGGCGCTGCTCGATGCGGCGTTGGCCGACAAGGCGCTGCGGTGGGGACCGTTGCCGGAGGCGCGGTTGACGCGGACCATCGACGCGTTGCTCACGCGGTACGACCCGGATGCGGTGATCCGCGCCGAAGAGGCCGTCAAGAAACGCGACTTCCGTGTCGGGTCCTGTGACGATCCGGACGAACTCGTCTCGGTTTACGGGCACGTGTTGGGCTGTGACGCCGCGGTGCTGTCGGCCCGCATCGCGGTGATGCTCAAGGGAATCTGCGACAACGATCCACGCACGATCGGGGAGCGGCGCTCGTGCGCAGTCGGGGCGATCATTCAGGGCCACGACCAGCTGCCCTGCCGGTGCGGGTCACCCGAATGCGCGGCATCGCCACCGCCGAAGTCGAATGTGGTGATCACGGTGATCGCCGATCCGGCCGCGATCGAGGCGGCCCAAACGCTGATCGCCGACCAGGACCGCGCACAACAGGAGAAGCGGGCCCCCGCGCCCGAGCCCCGACCCGATCGCTCTCCGTGTCCACAAGATTCCGGTGTCGCGTTACTGCCCGGGGTGACGATCCTGCCGATCGTGGCGCTGGCCGAGGCGATCCGCAACGGCGCGGCGATCAAGGAACTCTGGCTGCCCGGCCCCGACCCGGAGCCGCACTACCGCCCGTCGGCCAAGCTCGCGGCGTTCGTGCGGGCGCGTGACATGTTCTGCCGGTTCCCGGGCTGCGACGTGCCCGCCGAACGCTGCGACATCGACCACGTCGTGCCCTGGCCGTACGGGCCCACGCATCCGTCGAACCTGAACTGCAAGTGCCGCACCCACCACCTGGCGAAGACGTTCTGGGACGGCTGGCGTGACGAACAATCGCCGGACGGCACGGTGACCTGGACGACGCCGGCCGGGCAGCGCTACACGACCGCTCCCGGTAGCCGGTTGTTATTTCCCACCTGGAATACCGCCACCGCCGAGTTGGCGCCGCTGGCCCAGCCGCCGCCGGAATCGGACCGCAGCCTGAAGATGCCGAAGCGACGACGCACCCGCGCCACCGAGAACGCCGCCCGCATCAAGGCCGAACGCGCCCACAACGCCGCCGCGCGACCAATCGTCGACCACGGTAACGACCCACCGCCGTTCTGA
- a CDS encoding mycothiol transferase, which translates to MSDSDAAAARELLRDSFTRLIEHVEALTDDLTDEVALYRPTATANSIAWLLWHSARVQDAQLCEIAGVEEVWTREGWVDRFGLDLPRDDTGYGHSPDDVGRVQVSADLLAGYYHAVHKVTLSYIASVTPDDLAQIVDRRWDPPVTASARLVSIIDDCAQHLGQAAYIQGISR; encoded by the coding sequence ATGTCTGACTCGGATGCGGCCGCCGCCCGCGAACTGTTGCGTGACTCGTTCACCCGCCTGATCGAACACGTCGAGGCTCTGACCGACGACCTCACCGACGAGGTGGCGCTGTACCGTCCGACCGCCACGGCCAACAGCATTGCGTGGTTGCTGTGGCACAGCGCCCGGGTCCAGGACGCGCAGCTGTGCGAGATCGCCGGCGTGGAAGAGGTGTGGACGCGGGAGGGATGGGTCGACCGTTTCGGGCTGGACCTGCCCCGCGACGACACGGGCTACGGTCACAGCCCCGACGACGTCGGCAGGGTGCAGGTGTCCGCCGACCTGCTGGCCGGTTACTACCACGCCGTGCACAAGGTGACGCTTTCCTACATCGCCTCGGTCACGCCGGACGACCTCGCCCAGATCGTCGACCGCCGCTGGGATCCGCCGGTCACGGCCAGCGCCCGGTTGGTCAGCATCATCGATGACTGCGCACAGCACCTCGGCCAGGCCGCCTACATCCAGGGCATCTCGCGCTGA
- a CDS encoding cytochrome P450, which produces MTTLDSLDFFHDETLNDDPYPVLDRMRETSPILREPVHGVMVVTGYDEALAVVGDPQTFSSCTSVTGPIPGFPVPLEGLGDAEVSALIDAHRDELPFSDQLPAFDPPKHTAHRSLLSRLITPKRLKENEEFMWLLADRVLDPFVAHGGGEFIGEVATRFALLVVADLLGVPEEDHAELAANLTGDIALGNTDGDTVMAHSPLEYLYKRFTDYIEDRRDAPRGDVMTGMALATFPDGSTPEVIDVVRVAANLFSAGQETTVRLLSTALKLLAEDAPLQARLRSDPDSIPNFIEECLRFESPIKGDFRLARASTTIGGVDIPAGTTLMVHLGAANRDPRQFENPHVFDPERQNARRHIGFGRGVHSCIGAPLARAEGRVLIQRLLERTTDITIDDAVHGPAHDRRYDYVPTYILRGLTDIHVKVAR; this is translated from the coding sequence GTGACGACCCTTGACTCGCTCGACTTCTTCCACGACGAGACGTTGAACGACGACCCCTACCCCGTGCTGGACCGGATGCGTGAGACCAGTCCGATCCTGCGCGAACCGGTTCACGGAGTCATGGTGGTGACCGGTTACGACGAGGCGCTGGCCGTCGTCGGGGATCCGCAGACGTTCTCCTCGTGCACGTCGGTGACCGGCCCCATCCCCGGGTTCCCGGTCCCGCTGGAAGGGCTCGGCGACGCCGAGGTCAGTGCGCTGATCGATGCCCACCGCGACGAGCTGCCCTTCAGCGACCAGCTCCCGGCGTTCGATCCGCCCAAGCACACCGCACACCGTTCACTGCTCTCCCGCCTCATCACGCCGAAGCGGCTCAAGGAGAACGAGGAGTTCATGTGGCTCCTCGCCGACCGGGTGCTCGACCCGTTCGTGGCGCACGGCGGCGGAGAGTTCATCGGTGAGGTGGCCACCCGCTTCGCCCTCCTCGTCGTCGCCGACCTGCTGGGCGTGCCCGAGGAGGACCATGCCGAACTAGCGGCGAATCTCACCGGGGACATCGCACTCGGTAACACCGATGGCGACACCGTGATGGCGCACTCGCCGCTGGAATACCTCTACAAACGCTTCACCGATTACATCGAGGACCGGCGGGATGCTCCCCGTGGCGACGTCATGACGGGGATGGCACTCGCGACGTTCCCGGACGGATCCACTCCCGAGGTCATCGACGTGGTCCGCGTCGCCGCCAACCTCTTCTCGGCGGGTCAGGAGACCACTGTCCGTCTGTTGTCGACCGCGCTCAAACTGCTGGCCGAAGACGCACCGCTGCAAGCGCGGCTCCGCAGCGATCCGGACAGCATCCCGAATTTCATCGAGGAGTGCCTGCGGTTCGAAAGCCCGATCAAGGGGGACTTCCGGCTGGCTCGGGCGAGCACGACGATCGGCGGGGTCGACATCCCCGCGGGCACGACGCTCATGGTCCACCTCGGCGCCGCCAACCGCGACCCGCGCCAGTTCGAGAACCCCCATGTGTTCGACCCCGAACGGCAGAATGCCCGGCGCCACATCGGTTTCGGGCGAGGCGTGCACAGTTGCATCGGCGCGCCGCTGGCTCGCGCGGAAGGCCGTGTGCTCATCCAGCGTCTACTCGAACGCACCACCGACATCACGATCGACGACGCCGTACACGGCCCGGCCCACGACCGGCGCTACGACTACGTGCCCACCTACATCCTGCGGGGGCTGACCGACATCCACGTCAAGGTCGCCCGATGA
- a CDS encoding cytochrome P450, producing the protein MRGSAHRLTGARAVATLADLGSASIAAGVIARRRPAVRALETVQADARAVRRMQQLRDEFGAGPVELVLPGRRMVVVLDPDDVARVLAGAPDPFHPANREKRKALEWFQPHGVLISQGPIRQQRRDLNDSALDSGAEMHRLAGAFADVIVAEAHQLADAVAARGSMDANQFMAAWWRIVRRIALGDRARDDEDITDALLRLRRAGNWSFLSLPHYRKRAKFLQRLYEYVEDPQIGTLAAAVAEEPSRGAVDPVGQMPQWLFAFDAAGMAQLRALAALATHPGAMVRAIEDSAQPDQLRLRPFLRASVLESVRLWPTTPTILRDTTEDTTWRDGAVTIEKGAGLMIVTPAFHRDPDLLPFAHDFVPDIWLDGRARSYPQLVPFSAGPAECPGRNLVLFATSTLMANLLSALDFRLTSTPQLSPDEPLPVTLNQYGVEFAVQSVTSSASSLSRS; encoded by the coding sequence ATGAGAGGGAGTGCGCATCGACTGACCGGGGCGCGAGCCGTCGCGACGCTGGCCGACCTCGGGTCGGCATCGATCGCCGCCGGGGTGATCGCACGCCGCAGACCCGCGGTGCGGGCACTGGAGACCGTGCAGGCCGACGCCAGGGCGGTGCGCCGGATGCAGCAGCTGCGCGACGAGTTCGGCGCGGGGCCGGTCGAACTGGTGCTGCCCGGGCGGCGCATGGTGGTGGTGCTCGACCCAGATGACGTCGCACGAGTGCTCGCCGGAGCGCCCGACCCGTTCCACCCCGCCAACCGCGAGAAGCGCAAGGCGCTCGAGTGGTTCCAGCCCCATGGCGTGCTGATCTCTCAGGGGCCGATCCGTCAGCAGCGGCGTGATCTCAACGACTCGGCGCTGGACTCGGGCGCCGAGATGCACCGGCTCGCCGGTGCGTTCGCCGACGTGATCGTCGCCGAGGCACACCAGCTGGCGGACGCGGTGGCTGCGCGCGGCAGCATGGACGCCAACCAGTTCATGGCTGCGTGGTGGCGGATCGTGCGCAGGATCGCGCTCGGGGACCGCGCCCGCGACGACGAAGACATCACCGACGCGCTGCTGCGGCTGCGCCGGGCCGGTAACTGGTCGTTCCTGTCGCTGCCGCACTACCGCAAGCGCGCGAAGTTCCTGCAGCGGCTCTACGAGTACGTCGAAGATCCGCAGATCGGCACGCTGGCGGCCGCGGTGGCCGAGGAGCCCAGCCGCGGCGCGGTGGATCCGGTCGGTCAGATGCCCCAGTGGCTGTTCGCCTTCGACGCGGCCGGGATGGCGCAGCTGCGGGCACTGGCCGCACTGGCCACTCACCCCGGCGCGATGGTGCGGGCGATCGAGGACAGTGCCCAGCCGGATCAGCTGAGGTTGCGGCCGTTCCTGCGGGCGAGCGTCCTCGAATCGGTGCGGTTGTGGCCGACCACCCCGACGATCCTGCGGGATACGACCGAGGACACGACCTGGCGTGACGGGGCGGTCACCATCGAGAAGGGGGCCGGGCTGATGATCGTGACGCCCGCGTTCCACCGCGATCCCGACCTGCTGCCGTTCGCGCACGACTTCGTACCCGACATCTGGCTGGACGGCCGCGCCCGGTCCTATCCGCAGTTGGTGCCGTTCTCCGCCGGGCCCGCCGAGTGTCCCGGGCGCAACCTGGTGCTGTTCGCGACAAGCACGCTGATGGCGAACTTGTTGAGCGCGTTGGACTTCCGGCTGACGTCGACGCCGCAGCTGTCACCGGACGAGCCGCTGCCGGTGACGCTGAACCAGTACGGGGTGGAGTTTGCGGTTCAGTCGGTCACGTCGTCGGCGTCGTCGCTGTCGCGGTCCTGA
- a CDS encoding PA-phosphatase produces MRTALNWWPVVAVAGVFALGWLVGPGPTRFDNRLLALDAPDPLLVFVEAPVQAAVLGVAVAYALWRGRWRLAAVSALCPPVAVVSAQLLKRVFGRTRDGELAYPSGHITALVVIAGMVVLVAGGRLWALVLAALAVVAGMILVGMTFHYFTDTVGALLLGSAYVAVAARLVARPRRDT; encoded by the coding sequence ATGAGAACAGCGCTGAACTGGTGGCCGGTGGTCGCCGTGGCCGGCGTGTTCGCGCTCGGCTGGCTGGTGGGCCCGGGGCCGACCCGGTTCGACAACCGGTTGCTGGCGCTCGACGCCCCGGACCCGCTGCTGGTGTTCGTGGAGGCTCCGGTACAGGCGGCCGTGCTCGGCGTCGCGGTCGCCTACGCGCTGTGGCGGGGGAGATGGCGGCTGGCCGCCGTGTCGGCGCTCTGCCCGCCGGTGGCCGTGGTCTCCGCACAGTTGCTCAAACGGGTCTTCGGTCGCACCAGGGACGGCGAACTCGCCTATCCCAGTGGGCACATCACCGCGCTGGTGGTGATCGCCGGAATGGTCGTACTCGTCGCGGGCGGGCGCCTGTGGGCGCTCGTGCTGGCGGCGCTGGCCGTGGTGGCCGGCATGATCCTGGTCGGAATGACCTTCCACTACTTCACCGACACCGTGGGCGCGCTGCTGCTCGGTAGTGCCTACGTGGCGGTGGCGGCCCGACTCGTGGCCCGGCCGCGCCGCGATACTTGA
- a CDS encoding prolyl oligopeptidase family serine peptidase has protein sequence MVGVTDDPYLWLEDITGDDALDWVRRHNEPTLADLGGERFEQMRAEALEVLDTDARIPYVRRRGEYLYNFWRDAANPRGLWRRTTLDSYRTEEPEWEVVIDIDELARADDENWVWAGADVLDPDHTRALVSLSRGGADAAIVREFDMLSREFVAGGFELPEAKTAITWEDEDTVLVGTDFGEGALTESGYPRLVKRWRRGTPLAEAETVYSGEPTDVIVTASVDRTPGFERTMVRRAVDFFNDEVHELRGGELLRIDAPTDATVSAHREWLLIELRSDWGTYRAGSLLAATYDEYLAGTGRLQVVFEPDDHTCLHHYAWTRDRLVVVTLADVASRVEVYTPGEWTAQPVPGLPDDTNTVIVAADDLGDEIFLDSSGFDTPSRLLHGTAGGELSEIKRAPSFFDAADLKVDQHFATSADGTKIPYFVVDHRHKQAPGPTLLGGYGGFEVARTPGYDGVLGRLWLSRGGTYVLANIRGGGEYGPTWHTQAMREGRHLVGEDFAAVAADLVERGITTVEQLGAQGGSNGGLLMGIMLTQYPELFGALVCSVPLLDMRRFHLLLAGASWVAEYGNPDDPGDWEFISKYSPYQNISTERRYPPVLITTSTRDDRVHPGHARKMTAALEDAGQPVQYYENIEGGHGGAADNSQAAFRAALIYEFLWRTLGTRSRDL, from the coding sequence ATGGTGGGCGTGACTGACGACCCGTACCTCTGGCTCGAAGACATCACCGGCGACGACGCCCTGGACTGGGTGCGACGGCACAACGAACCGACCCTGGCCGACCTCGGCGGTGAGCGCTTCGAGCAGATGCGCGCCGAGGCGCTCGAGGTACTCGACACCGATGCCCGCATTCCCTATGTCCGGCGCCGCGGCGAGTACCTCTACAACTTCTGGCGCGATGCGGCCAACCCGCGGGGGCTGTGGCGTCGCACCACGCTGGACAGCTACCGCACCGAGGAGCCGGAGTGGGAGGTCGTCATCGACATCGACGAACTGGCCCGCGCCGACGACGAGAACTGGGTGTGGGCCGGTGCCGACGTCCTCGACCCCGACCACACCCGCGCGCTGGTGAGCCTCTCGCGAGGCGGCGCGGACGCCGCGATCGTGCGGGAATTCGACATGCTGTCAAGGGAGTTCGTCGCCGGCGGGTTCGAGCTGCCGGAGGCGAAGACGGCCATCACCTGGGAAGACGAGGACACCGTGCTGGTGGGCACCGACTTCGGGGAGGGCGCGTTGACCGAGTCCGGCTATCCCCGGCTGGTCAAGCGGTGGCGTCGCGGCACGCCACTCGCCGAAGCGGAGACGGTGTACAGCGGCGAGCCGACCGACGTCATCGTCACCGCATCGGTGGACCGGACCCCGGGTTTCGAGCGCACCATGGTGCGTCGCGCGGTCGACTTCTTCAACGACGAGGTCCACGAGTTGCGCGGTGGCGAACTCCTCCGCATCGACGCCCCGACCGACGCCACGGTGTCGGCGCACCGGGAGTGGCTGCTGATCGAACTACGCTCGGACTGGGGCACGTATCGAGCCGGATCGCTGCTCGCGGCGACATACGACGAATACCTCGCGGGCACAGGGCGATTGCAGGTGGTGTTCGAACCCGACGACCACACGTGCCTGCACCACTACGCCTGGACCCGGGACCGGCTCGTCGTCGTCACGCTGGCCGACGTGGCGAGCCGCGTCGAGGTGTACACGCCCGGAGAGTGGACCGCGCAGCCCGTTCCGGGGCTGCCGGACGACACGAACACCGTGATCGTGGCGGCCGACGACCTCGGTGACGAGATCTTCCTGGATTCGAGCGGATTCGACACACCGTCGCGGCTGCTGCACGGGACGGCCGGCGGCGAGCTCAGCGAGATCAAACGCGCCCCTTCGTTCTTCGACGCCGCCGACCTCAAGGTCGACCAGCATTTCGCCACGTCGGCCGACGGCACGAAGATCCCGTACTTCGTCGTCGACCACCGGCACAAGCAGGCGCCGGGGCCGACGCTGCTGGGCGGGTACGGCGGCTTCGAGGTCGCGCGGACGCCGGGTTACGACGGAGTGCTGGGGCGGCTGTGGCTATCGCGGGGTGGGACGTACGTGCTGGCCAACATCCGCGGCGGCGGTGAGTACGGGCCGACGTGGCACACGCAGGCGATGCGCGAGGGCCGCCACCTCGTGGGCGAGGACTTCGCCGCCGTCGCAGCCGATCTCGTCGAGCGCGGAATCACGACGGTCGAGCAGCTGGGCGCCCAGGGCGGCAGCAACGGCGGTCTGCTGATGGGCATCATGCTGACGCAGTACCCGGAACTGTTCGGGGCGCTGGTGTGCAGTGTGCCGCTCCTCGACATGCGCCGGTTCCATCTGTTGCTCGCCGGCGCGTCGTGGGTGGCGGAGTACGGCAACCCCGACGACCCGGGCGACTGGGAGTTCATCTCGAAATACTCGCCGTACCAGAACATCTCGACCGAGCGCAGGTATCCGCCGGTGCTGATCACGACGTCCACCCGCGACGACCGGGTGCATCCGGGCCATGCCCGCAAGATGACCGCGGCGCTGGAGGATGCCGGACAGCCGGTGCAGTACTACGAGAACATCGAGGGCGGGCACGGGGGTGCTGCGGACAACTCGCAGGCGGCGTTCCGCGCGGCGTTGATCTACGAGTTCCTGTGGCGGACGCTGGGAACGCGAAGCCGCGATCTGTGA